The following coding sequences lie in one Zingiber officinale cultivar Zhangliang chromosome 2B, Zo_v1.1, whole genome shotgun sequence genomic window:
- the LOC122045677 gene encoding CBL-interacting serine/threonine-protein kinase 12-like, which translates to MPAARRHRNNKMLPKLEVRSSSRSSLMADEISSKSDGGNRGSQRGSGGRGLLLGKYEVGRLLGHGTFAKVYHARHAGTGESVAIKVLDKEKILQSGLVAHTKREIAVLRRVRHPNIVHLHEVMATKSKIYFVMELVRGGELFARVAKGRLPETDARRYFQQLISAVAFCHARGVYHRDLKPENLLLDDRGDLKVSDFGLSAVSDQMREDGLFHTFCGTPAYVAPEVLARKGYNGAKADIWSCGVILFVLMAGYLPFHDPNFMLMYRKIQKGEFRCPRWFSADLARLISRLLDTNPATRITIPEIMDNRWFKKGFRQFKFYLEDDKFHSLDDAAPTQSPSPPPSSDDSESDSDSDSNFSVSTSSSSNCRRRQGLGRLPRPASLNAFDIISFSPGFDISGLFEEQGEEARFVSGQPVDTIISKLEEIAKVVSFTVRKKDCQVSLEGTKEGEKGPLTIAAEIFELTPSLVMVEVKKKAGDKVEYEEFCNRELKPGLKNLVYDELATAAAATSLASETQ; encoded by the coding sequence ATGCCTGCCGCTCGACGACACCGCAACAACAAGATGTTGCCCAAATTAGAAGTTAGAAGCAGCTCTCGTTCTTCTCTCATGGCAGACGAAATTAGCAGCAAGAGCGATGGCGGGAACAGGGGGAGTCAGCGTGGCAGTGGCGGCCGGGGGCTGCTGCTCGGGAAGTACGAGGTGGGGCGGCTGCTGGGCCACGGCACGTTCGCCAAGGTGTACCACGCGCGGCACGCGGGGACGGGCGAGAGCGTGGCCATCAAGGTGCTCGACAAGGAGAAGATCCTGCAGAGCGGGCTGGTGGCGCACACCAAGCGCGAGATCGCCGTGCTCCGGCGCGTGCGCCACCCCAACATCGTGCACCTCCACGAGGTGATGGCCACCAAGTCCAAGATCTACTTCGTTATGGAGCTGGTCCGTGGAGGCGAGCTGTTCGCCCGCGTCGCCAAGGGCCGCCTCCCGGAGACCGACGCGCGCCGCTACTTCCAGCAGCTCATCTCGGCCGTGGCCTTCTGCCACGCCCGCGGCGTGTATCACCGCGACCTCAAGCCGGAGAATCTCCTCCTCGACGACCGCGGCGACCTTAAGGTCTCCGACTTCGGCCTCTCCGCCGTCTCCGATCAGATGCGCGAGGACGGCCTCTTCCACACCTTCTGTGGCACTCCAGCGTACGTGGCGCCGGAGGTGCTCGCCCGCAAGGGTTACAACGGCGCCAAGGCCGACATCTGGTCCTGCGGCGTCATCCTCTTCGTCCTCATGGCCGGCTACCTCCCCTTCCATGATCCTAATTTCATGCTCATGTACCGCAAGATCCAAAAGGGCGAGTTCCGCTGCCCCCGCTGGTTCTCTGCCGACCTCGCCCGCCTCATCTCCCGCCTCCTTGACACCAATCCCGCCACCCGCATCACCATCCCCGAGATCATGGACAATCGGTGGTTCAAAAAGGGCTTCCGCCAGTTCAAGTTCTACCTCGAGGACGACAAGTTCCACAGCCTCGACGACGCCGCCCCAACCCAATCCCCTTCACCGCCGCCTTCCTCCGACGACTCCGAGTCCGATTCCGATTCCGACTCCAATTTCTCCGTCTCCACTTCATCTTCCTCTAACTGCAGGCGTCGGCAGGGCCTGGGGCGGCTCCCGCGGCCAGCGAGCCTGAACGCCTTCGACATCATCTCCTTCTCGCCGGGGTTCGACATCTCGGGCCTGTTCGAGGAGCAAGGCGAGGAGGCCCGATTCGTGTCGGGCCAACCCGTCGACACAATCATTTCCAAACTGGAAGAGATCGCCAAAGTGGTTAGCTTTACGGTGCGGAAGAAGGACTGCCAGGTGAGCCTGGAAGGCACCAAGGAGGGCGAGAAGGGGCCGCTCACGATCGCAGCGGAGATATTCGAGCTCACGCCGTCCCTGGTGATGGTGGAGGTGAAGAAGAAGGCCGGCGACAAGGTCGAGTACGAGGAGTTCTGCAACAGGGAGCTCAAGCCCGGCCTCAAGAATCTGGTGTACGACGAGCTGGCAACGGCGGCGGCCGCCACCAGTCTGGCGTCGGAGACTCAGTAG